The proteins below come from a single Solea solea chromosome 6, fSolSol10.1, whole genome shotgun sequence genomic window:
- the LOC131461279 gene encoding protein transport protein Sec61 subunit alpha-like 1, with the protein MGIKFLEVIKPFCAVLPEIQKPERKIQFREKVLWTAITLFIFLVCCQIPLFGIMSSDSADPFYWMRVILASNRGTLMELGISPIVTSGLIMQLLAGTKIIEVGDTPKDRALFNGAQKLFGMIITIGQAIVYVMTGMYGDPSEMGTGICLLIIIQLFVAGMIVLLLDELLQKGYGLGSGISLFIATNICETIVWKAFSPTTMNTGRGTEFEGAIIALFHLLATRSDKVRALREAFYRQNLPNLMNLIATIFVFGVVIYFQGFRVDLPIKSACYRGQYNTYPIKLFYTSNIPIILQSALVSNLYVISQMLSTRFSGNFLVNLLGTWSDAISGGPARAYPVGGLCYFLSPPESFGSVLEDPVHAVIYIIFMLGSCAFFSKTWIEVSGSSAKDVAKQLKEQQMVMRGHRETSMVHELNRYIPTAAAFGGLCIGALSVMADFLGAIGSGTGILLAVTIIYQYFEIFVKEQSELGSMMFF; encoded by the exons ATGGGCA TCAAGTTCCTGGAGGTGATAAAGCCGTTCTGTGCAGTGTTGCCAGAGATCCAAAAACCAGAAAGAAAG ATCCAGTTCAGAGAAAAGGTATTATGGACTGCCATCACTCTCTTCATTTTCCTGGTGTGCTGCCAG ATCCCCCTCTTTGGCATCATGTCGTCAGACTCTGCAGATCCATTCTACTGGATGAGAGTCATTCTGGCCTCAAACAGAG GTACACTGATGGAGCTAGGTATCTCGCCTATTGTCACCTCAGGCCTGATAATGCAGCTGCTGGCTGGAACCAAGATCATTGAAGTTGGCGACACACCAAAGGACAGAGCCCTGTTCAACGGAGCTCAGAAAT TGTTTGGAATGATCATCACCATTGGTCAGGCCATCGTATATGTAATGACTGGCATGTATGGAGATCCCTCAGAGATGGGCACTGGAATCTGTCTGCTCATCATTATTCAG CTGTTTGTTGCTGGGAtgattgtgctgctgctggatgagTTGCTCCAAAAGGGTTATGGTCTCGGTTCAGGGATCTCACTCTTCATCGCTACCAACATCTGTGAGACGATTGTCTGGAAGGCCTTCAGCCCCACGACGATGAACACAGGAAGAG GCACAGAGTTTGAGGGAGCAATCATTGCTCTGTTCCATCTGCTCGCAACTCGGTCAGACAAAGTGCGTGCTCTGAGAGAGGCTTTCTACCGGCAGAATCTGCCCAACCTCATGAACCTCATCGCCACAATATTTGTCTTTGGTGTAGTCATATATTTTCAG GGATTCAGAGTGGATCTGCCCATCAAGTCAGCTTGCTACCGTGGCCAGTACAACACCTACCCCATCAAACTCTTCTACACCTCCAACATCCCCATCATCTTGCAGTCGGCCTTGGTCTCCAACCTATATGTTATCTCCCAGATGCTCTCCACACGCTTCAGTGGCAATTTCCTGGTTAATCTGCTTGGAACTTGGTCT GACGCGATATCAGGCGGCCCAGCGCGTGCCTACCCTGTTGGTGGACTCTGTTACTTCCTCTCCCCCCCAGAGTCATTTGGCTCTGTTCTAGAAGACCCAGTGCATGCAGTCATCTACATTATCTTCATGCTCGGATCATGTGCCTTCTTCTCCAAGACCTGGATTGAAGTTTCTGGCTCCTCTGCTAAAGAT GTGGCGAAACAGCTCAAGGAGCAGCAGATGGTGATGAGGGGACACAGAGAAACCTCAATGGTTCATGAACTGAACAG GTACATTCCTACTGCAGCTGCCTTTGGTGGACTATGTATCGGTGCTTTGTCAGTAATGGCAGACTTCCTTGGCGCTATTGGCTCCGGCACTGGTATCCTGCTGGCTGTCACCATCATCTATCAGTACTTTGAGATTTTTGTGAAAGAACAGAGTGAACTAGGCAGCATGATGTTCTTCTAG